The genomic stretch TTTAATCAAAATTACTGCTTTCCCAAATGGGATATGATCGAATACAGACCCAGTGATTATTGCTGTTACTTTTTCATCTTTCATTTTACTTCCTCCAATATACAAGTGTATATTATGGCTTTTCTTATTGGTATTCCACCATCCAGTTGTTCCCAGTAATATGCGTAAGATGTTGTATCTACATCACGAGCTATTTCATCTACTCGTGGTAATGGATGCAAAATCTTCAGATTTGGTTTTACATTTTCAAGCATAGATGCTTTTAGTATATAACTTCCTTTTACCCTGTTATATTCTTCCTCTTCATTGTCACCAAATCTGTTCCTTTGAATTCTGGTCATATAGCAGATATCAAGTTCATTTAAAACATCTTCTATTTCTGTAAGCTCTTCATATTCTACCCCTTGTTCATCTAACTCTCTTGTAAATGAAGCGGGTATTTTTAAAGATGGATCTGAAATAAACTTGAATTTTGGATGGAAAAAGGACATAGCTTGCACAAGTGAATGTACAGTTCTGCCATTTTTAAGATCGCCAATAAATCCAATGGTAAGGTTTTCCAATTTACCTTGGGTTTTTTGGATTGCATATACGTCAAGTAATGCTTGTGAGGGGTGTTGATTTGCACCATCTCCCCCGTTAATAATAGTTTTGTTGATGATTTCTGATGCAATCCTTGGGAGTCCTTCTTCTAGGACTCTCATTACAATGAAGTCTCCATAAGCCGCCATTGTTCTTATAGAGTCTCGTGCGTCCTCACCCTTGTTTATGGAATTATTCTCTTTTCCAAGAAATGAGATTATTTGTCCATTCATTTCTAAAACAGCACGTTGAAACGATCCTACTGTTCTAGTAGATTCTTCAAGAAACGCTATGACGCATATTTTTCTATCCAAATCTGGCTTTAGTGTGCCGGCTTCGATTTGTTCCGCAAGGTTTAAAATATGAAGTATTTCTTCCCTGCTTAAATCACTGATTGAAATAAGATTTTTCACTTTACCTCCATTTTTGAAAAAAGCGCCCTATGGGTGCTTTTCTTTTTTTCTGTTGAAATTATACCAGTATTTGAATTTTTTGCAAATTTTATTTTACAAAAAAATCTCCCTATTAAATTAATGTCTAAACGAGGGATTTTTTATAATTTATAAATCTAATTTTTTAATAAAATACTAAGTATTTATTTGAGTTTTTCTTTGAATAATTTTTCCGCTATTTCAGGATTTGCCTTGCCACTAGTTTCTTTCATAGCGACTCCTACAAAATATTTCATTAGGTTTTCTTTTCCTGATTTGTATTGCTCTACCTGTGTAGAGTTTTCTTTTATAACTTTTTCTACAATATTGTTTATTTGTTTTTCATCATTTATTTGTCCCAGGTCATATTTTTTTATAATTTCTTCTGGATCTTTGCCACTATCAAACATTTCTTTTAATATTTTTTGAGCGCTAGAGCTGTTTACTTTTCCAAGATAAACTATTTTTATAAATTGAGCCATGTTTTCAGGAGTGATTTTGATATTTTCAATACTTAAATTTTTCTCATTCATTA from Patescibacteria group bacterium encodes the following:
- the pyrB gene encoding aspartate carbamoyltransferase codes for the protein MKNLISISDLSREEILHILNLAEQIEAGTLKPDLDRKICVIAFLEESTRTVGSFQRAVLEMNGQIISFLGKENNSINKGEDARDSIRTMAAYGDFIVMRVLEEGLPRIASEIINKTIINGGDGANQHPSQALLDVYAIQKTQGKLENLTIGFIGDLKNGRTVHSLVQAMSFFHPKFKFISDPSLKIPASFTRELDEQGVEYEELTEIEDVLNELDICYMTRIQRNRFGDNEEEEYNRVKGSYILKASMLENVKPNLKILHPLPRVDEIARDVDTTSYAYYWEQLDGGIPIRKAIIYTCILEEVK